From Argopecten irradians isolate NY chromosome 2, Ai_NY, whole genome shotgun sequence, the proteins below share one genomic window:
- the LOC138316765 gene encoding alanine--tRNA ligase, cytoplasmic-like codes for MDASLTGKQVRQIFIDYFKEQDHLYVHSSSTIPLDDPTLLFANAGMNQVNIYKHLNQYFWVLLTQNSDMAKYKRVVNSQKCIRAGGKHNDLDDVGKDVYHHTFFEMLGNWSFDDYFKKECCAMAWELLVDRIKMPKDRLYV; via the exons ATGGACGCCTCGTTAACTGGTAAACAGGTGCGCCAGATATTCATCGATTACTTTAAAGAACAAGATCATCTTTATGTTCATTCCTCCTCTACCATCCCACTGGATGACCCCACACTGCTGTTTGCCAATGCAGGCATGAACCAggtgaatatatataaaca tttAAACCAATATTTTTGGGTACTGTTGACCCAAAACAGTGATATGGCCAAATATAAACGGGTGGTAAATTCTCAGAAGTGTATTCGTGCTGGAGGAAAGCACAATGACTTAGATGATGTCGGCAAGGATGTGTACCATCACACCTTCTTTGAGATGTTGGGGAATTGGTCATTTGATGACTACTTCAAG AAAGAATGTTGTGCGATGGCGTGGGAACTGTTGGTGGACAGAATCAAAATGCCGAAGGATAGGCTGTATGTGTAA